TGCTTGAGATAGCTGTCGAGTACTCGCGCCGCGCCGGTGGGCACGCGGTAATCGTTGTCGGTCAGCCAGTCCTCGAGGCCCTGGCTCTCTTTGGCGGACAGGATGAGGATGTCGTACTCGCCGACCGTATAGCGGGCCTCGATCGTCACGCCCTTCGCGTCCTTCATGACTCGGATCGACGACATTTCGGCCGTGGGCGCCGCGGCCCGGGACATGAGATTGAAAGAGACTTCCTTCCGCGCGCACGGATCTGAATCGAAGTATTCGACCAGGCGCGGCGCCGAGAACTGATCGAGATGGTCCACCACCGCCTTGTCGCCGATGTGGATCTGCCCCTTCTTGAGCACCGTGGGAACCGGAACCACGATCGCGAACTCCTTGGGCTCGCCCTTGAAGTCGCTGACCATGGTCATCACCGTGCGGTCGCCATCGCGCACCAGCACGACCTGCGAGGCCTGATTGAAGAGCTGCGCGTCGCCGCGCGCGACGTAGAAGCCGCAGAAGCTAAGAGCCGTGGCGGGCCACAGCGCCGTGAGCGACAGGCTCGAGAGCAGGAGCCGGCCGATCCAGGGGCGTGTCATGGGTGCGTCCTTTCCAGAGTCCGGGGAGTGGAGGAACGGGGCGCCAGTGGAAGCGCGACCCGGGGAGCAGTCGATCGATCAGCGGCACCGCGAGCGAGAACAGAGCGAGCGACCACAGAAGGCCGTTGGTGCGATAGAGCACGAACTGGACGAACGTGGCGCCGAGCGCCACGAGCAGCGCAAACAGGATCCGTCCCGGGCGTGAGTCGGGCGTGGTGCGCGGGTCGGAGATCATGAAGAAGCTGAACAGCAGGAAGGCGCCGTTCTGCAGCGCGTGGAGCGGATTGGCGAGCGGCTGCCCCAGCCACTGCGCGCGCAGCAACACGAGCCCGATGTAGAAACCGATGAAGGCGAAGGTCACGTCGCTGCGCGCAGAGCGGTTCACCACCAGTCCGCCGATGCAGGCCATGAGGAAGCCAAAGAACGCCACGTTCCCCCACTGTCCGGGGGAGACCCAGACTTCGCGCGTGATCAGCATCATCGCCACCAGCGCGATGTTGGTGGGGTTGAAGACGTGCTTCCCCCTCCACCGAAGAGCGAACTTGCTGGCGATCGCGATCACCGCGCTCGCGACGGCCACCGCCAGCGAGTTCGTGCGCAGCAGGAGGCAGAGCGAGAGCCCCGAAATCAGCGCGCTCTTCGGGTCGTAGGCAGGGAGCTTCCAGAGTTTTCCGCAGATGTATTGGGTCAGCAGCACGGTCGCGAGGAGGAGCGCCACGCGCGGGGCCTTCACCTCGAAGTCGAGGATGAAGATTCCGTAGACCAGCAGCCCCGAGAGGCTGGCGATCTGGTAGATCCGCGGATCCACACGCGGCCTGCGCGTTTCGCGAGATGCGGACATCGCCTCTTCCTACGCCGGACACCGGGCGTTATTCCGGGCCGGCGCAGGTCAGCGGCGAGGCAACGAGTTTGCGGTACGAGCCCGCGATCTCGGAATCGGCGCCATCCCTGCGGACGGCTGACCGCGGACTGCTGATCGCAAGCGCCGTGCCTGTAACAGAAGGCGTTGCATCCCAACGATGGGTTGGTGATGACGAGCGGCGGAAGTGTGACCTTGGAAACAATCCGAGGGTGACAGCGATACAACTTGAGCCACTGCAGTCACTCGGAGGTCATGCGAGCTGCGGCCGCCATCCAACGCCGCGCACCGATGGGGGCGCCGGCGCCTCCGATCGCACACACGCTACTGCGGCGCCGGCGCGAAGCGGCTTGCTCGCATGCCTCCGAGTGACACGTTCGCCCTAGGAGGCCTGCCTAGCGGATCCGGCCGGCATACACCACGCGGGCGGCCAGGTGGTGCTCCTCGGCCCGGCGCATCACCGCCTGGAAGTCGGGGTTGCTCCGCAGGATGTCGAAGCTCGAATCGCGGGCGATCAACGGGAAGTTCGCGTACCCCGTTCTGACCGCCCGATCGACGAAGTCGAGCGCGTAGTCCGGCCGCCCTCCACGAGCCATCATCCGCGCGACGATGAACTGCCCTTCCGGATCGGGGAAGTCCCGGTACTGCTCGTGCACCTCGTCCCAAACGGCGACGTCGCCCTGGATGATGCTCTTGACCGCCCGCACGAAGGCCCCGAAGGAGTTGCTCCCCAGCACGCGAATGTGATCGTCGGC
This genomic window from Candidatus Eisenbacteria bacterium contains:
- a CDS encoding RnfABCDGE type electron transport complex subunit D, with the protein product MSASRETRRPRVDPRIYQIASLSGLLVYGIFILDFEVKAPRVALLLATVLLTQYICGKLWKLPAYDPKSALISGLSLCLLLRTNSLAVAVASAVIAIASKFALRWRGKHVFNPTNIALVAMMLITREVWVSPGQWGNVAFFGFLMACIGGLVVNRSARSDVTFAFIGFYIGLVLLRAQWLGQPLANPLHALQNGAFLLFSFFMISDPRTTPDSRPGRILFALLVALGATFVQFVLYRTNGLLWSLALFSLAVPLIDRLLPGSRFHWRPVPPLPGLWKGRTHDTPLDRPAPALEPVAHGAVARHGS